In Fusobacterium periodonticum ATCC 33693, a single genomic region encodes these proteins:
- the cobU gene encoding bifunctional adenosylcobinamide kinase/adenosylcobinamide-phosphate guanylyltransferase, protein MGKIIFFTGGSRSGKSKFAEEYIYEQRYKNKIYFATAIAFDNEMQDRIERHIKRRGNAWKTIEGFKNLISLVKNDIDSTDVILFDCITNFVSNFMIMDRDIDWDKVELSVVQEIEDQIEEEMSNFLEFIKSKKADCVFVTNEIGSGLVPEYPLGRYFRDICGRINQLVAKNSDEAYLAVSGIKVKIK, encoded by the coding sequence ATGGGAAAAATTATATTTTTTACTGGTGGAAGTAGAAGTGGAAAAAGTAAATTTGCTGAAGAATATATTTACGAACAAAGATATAAAAATAAAATTTATTTTGCTACAGCCATAGCTTTTGATAATGAGATGCAAGATAGAATTGAAAGACATATTAAAAGAAGAGGTAACGCTTGGAAAACAATAGAAGGTTTTAAAAATCTTATCTCTCTTGTGAAAAATGATATAGACAGTACTGATGTAATTTTGTTTGACTGTATTACAAATTTTGTTTCTAATTTTATGATAATGGATAGAGATATAGATTGGGATAAAGTAGAGCTATCTGTAGTTCAAGAAATAGAAGATCAAATTGAAGAAGAAATGTCTAATTTTTTAGAATTTATTAAATCAAAAAAGGCTGACTGTGTCTTTGTAACAAATGAAATTGGTTCAGGTCTTGTGCCTGAATATCCATTAGGTAGATACTTTAGAGATATTTGTGGAAGAATCAATCAGCTTGTTGCAAAGAATTCTGATGAAGCTTATTTAGCTGTTTCAGGAATAAAAGTAAAAATTAAATAA